The following coding sequences lie in one Microcoleus sp. bin38.metabat.b11b12b14.051 genomic window:
- a CDS encoding ankyrin repeat domain-containing protein gives MSQELCQAVCHEDFERVIALLHRGDDINFRDESCSDSTPLHQAIMRGYFKMAEILIARGADVNATDRDNDTPLHSSISYKNLELAKLLIDSGADINFRCGTGSVDTPLHAAAFRNQPRIVEALVAAGADINIVNCHGATPIQIAARRGHREIIEILLSQGALVNIYISAALGNIQEVESYLEQGGDPNAPIGREPYGHTLLYFAAANNQIEVAELLINYGADVNRECDQGFYPLIAASQFGFVEMVQLLIDREADVSVVIDFGHGALELAAENGHKEVVQILLERGLSLEGTADGYENHIERAMDEAAAGGHKDVMRFLLLQGVTISKTAIHAAAERGHKPIVELLIAFGADVNAKDYSEYTALQKAALEGHLEIVHLLLISGAYVNARDNNRYTALHKAVSRGHLNIVRSLLASGAEVNPRNQRGCTPIQLARCGNQQDIVEVLMAQSLKIGLDMRSVCSSCQYRRSRSHLN, from the coding sequence ATGAGCCAGGAATTATGTCAAGCTGTTTGTCATGAGGATTTTGAGAGAGTTATCGCTCTCCTACATCGGGGAGATGATATAAATTTTAGAGATGAAAGTTGCTCAGATAGTACCCCTCTACACCAAGCAATTATGAGAGGATACTTCAAGATGGCTGAAATATTAATTGCTAGGGGCGCAGATGTTAATGCAACAGACAGAGATAACGATACACCTCTACATTCATCTATCTCCTATAAAAATCTAGAGTTAGCAAAATTGCTAATTGACTCTGGTGCTGATATAAATTTCCGGTGCGGTACTGGTTCTGTTGACACTCCTTTACACGCAGCAGCTTTTCGGAACCAACCCAGGATTGTTGAGGCACTTGTTGCTGCTGGAGCAGATATCAACATAGTCAATTGTCATGGGGCAACCCCAATTCAGATTGCAGCTCGGAGAGGACATCGAGAAATTATCGAAATACTATTATCTCAAGGTGCTCTTGTCAACATATACATTTCTGCTGCACTCGGCAATATCCAGGAGGTTGAGTCTTACCTCGAACAAGGGGGCGATCCAAATGCTCCAATCGGACGAGAACCTTACGGGCATACTTTATTGTACTTCGCAGCAGCAAATAACCAAATTGAGGTAGCTGAGCTACTAATTAATTATGGTGCAGATGTGAATAGAGAATGCGATCAAGGTTTTTATCCTTTGATCGCTGCTTCGCAGTTTGGTTTTGTAGAAATGGTACAGCTATTAATCGATCGCGAAGCTGATGTTAGCGTCGTCATAGATTTCGGGCATGGAGCGTTAGAATTAGCAGCAGAGAACGGACACAAAGAGGTTGTGCAAATTTTGCTCGAACGCGGACTGTCATTAGAGGGAACCGCTGACGGCTATGAAAATCATATCGAGCGAGCGATGGATGAAGCGGCTGCGGGAGGACACAAAGATGTTATGAGGTTTTTACTCTTGCAAGGAGTAACAATTAGCAAAACAGCTATTCACGCTGCTGCGGAGCGGGGACACAAACCCATTGTAGAGCTTCTCATCGCTTTTGGAGCTGATGTTAATGCTAAGGACTATAGCGAATATACAGCATTACAGAAAGCAGCTCTAGAGGGACATTTGGAAATTGTGCACCTTTTGTTGATTTCAGGAGCCTATGTCAATGCTAGAGATAATAACAGATATACAGCTTTACACAAAGCAGTTTCACGCGGTCACTTAAATATTGTACGATCGCTCTTAGCTTCGGGAGCAGAGGTGAATCCACGGAATCAACGAGGCTGTACCCCAATTCAATTGGCCAGGTGCGGAAATCAACAAGATATAGTTGAGGTTTTGATGGCTCAATCGCTT
- a CDS encoding polysaccharide deacetylase family protein: protein MTGNHLFQRLRKKWRFVAIALTAAAMSFIIGTLLPGNQQGSDKPATAAVQNLDQSLTINPLPNEVGDNQTGFNLDRTFEKLLTVLESKEKRLTFVPPEQFQGKTVFEGTIKYSQKVIALTVDDGPWPETTEQMLDIFKQNDVKATFFWIGKSLESSPEIARRVVAQGHAIGNHTWHHWYDGMDAATAANEIDRTAKLIYETTGVKTTYFRPPGGVLNNGLAKYAKEHNYSVVMWSVTSADTDPRAQPSAFVENVLKGAKPGAIVLMHDGGGDRSRTIKALPEMIAGLKQQGYRFVTIPELLEMQGKSA from the coding sequence GTGACCGGAAATCATCTGTTTCAAAGACTGCGAAAAAAATGGCGTTTTGTGGCGATCGCCCTGACTGCGGCTGCAATGAGCTTTATCATAGGTACGCTACTGCCCGGAAATCAACAAGGAAGTGACAAGCCTGCAACCGCCGCGGTGCAGAACCTCGACCAATCCTTAACGATAAATCCGTTACCAAACGAGGTTGGGGACAATCAAACAGGCTTTAATCTCGATCGCACATTTGAGAAACTTCTCACTGTATTGGAATCTAAAGAAAAACGCTTGACTTTTGTGCCACCGGAACAGTTTCAGGGAAAAACTGTTTTTGAGGGAACAATCAAATATTCTCAGAAAGTTATTGCGCTAACTGTTGATGACGGGCCGTGGCCGGAAACGACTGAACAAATGCTGGATATTTTTAAGCAAAATGATGTTAAAGCTACATTTTTTTGGATAGGTAAATCTCTAGAAAGTTCTCCCGAAATTGCTCGCCGAGTTGTGGCCCAAGGTCACGCGATCGGTAATCATACGTGGCATCATTGGTACGATGGGATGGATGCGGCGACAGCGGCTAATGAAATCGATCGCACGGCAAAACTTATTTACGAAACGACGGGAGTTAAGACGACTTATTTCCGTCCGCCGGGAGGAGTTTTGAATAATGGTTTGGCTAAGTATGCTAAGGAACATAATTATTCTGTGGTGATGTGGTCGGTAACTTCTGCCGATACCGATCCGCGCGCTCAACCGTCGGCTTTTGTGGAGAATGTGTTGAAGGGTGCGAAGCCGGGGGCGATCGTGTTGATGCACGACGGCGGGGGCGATCGATCGCGTACTATTAAGGCTTTACCGGAGATGATTGCTGGTTTGAAACAGCAGGGATATCGGTTTGTGACGATTCCTGAGTTGCTGGAAATGCAAGGGAAATCAGCGTAA
- a CDS encoding OmpA family protein, protein MTASNDNPSQLYQPEKEVSEANMPLPKAGDQLQELLVILTELQLLKKTKKGATELKLPLSEKSRDRIEEEENRRNQLSFRIEPPAIIPEILNNNEEIPSQRRENHDREPNSSKTAKVANNYRPSEEDLEQAVEEFKRLQQLLFERDLPEFYSNVFSVEQRLENFEKLMSEPKELMNLMKPLIPELVKEELERLKSELNKAIELASNNQTNRLEVQGKLADLENQIAEFYQQIPHPEQLMKRLMPVVGDLLNRRLEESKSEIASAIAPTVNQVIHNQNGLEEKVVVIEDKVANIQQRYQQQPEDLIKQLVPIVSDLLSRKISELKLEVVEAVAPSVQVRIAWVEIEEKVLSIIERRLAVQQSQIQTPEEIRAMVIPAITDLLNRKIDESRLEVAAAIEPLIESAILQREVQGKFSDVESRLNNLQRQQKSQPEEIMARLMPLMIESLNRKIDETKLEVKEAIAPAVNTAIENSGIAGQLLKNDNKIVELQQQFLAEIEGLMARIMPAIVEMLSRNIREAKLEIESAIAPAVDAIIQHQRIDERLGNIEQKIVAIEHRIYESTDLFTDLLKPLIDELMVSHHAQLEKSVIESILPLLDEVVGYNYKLNGKVEELERKIANAEWGSNREQIASTIKQIFPEMMLQTINESRPSFTETIAPIIDEVINTKTRENKQSMGIAISPAIPVGISHRISESPDEIAMAIAPEMASAIKQQIVIKQEAMSDALYPIIGSTILKYMAETMREINEKLESSLSPEGITRKIKSKIQGISEAELLMKETTPLTVKAVFLIQTASGLVIAAVQQSEREQLESDMVAGMLTAIRSFVNDCIVQSGNIAEIDAIEYGTSTIVLEVAGSCYLAVVVQGETRQWFKYKMRAIFKNIIEEYGNQIQSFNGDPTSVPAEVNSNLEKLIVATEVKVKSAKPPILPIIGLAALGLIGVPWGIHQYRSTIAARLEADTNLALQSAPELSVYRLAVDVKDRVLEISGRVPNQKLRSQAGKIAQDTAPQLRIDNKIIAVEVPPDPILAEADVKRTTALLNKLENIDISARYAEGKVTVAGSVSQAADAQKITQAFEKIPGVKSVTNTVTVETQPSLKAMGIKLYFSTGSAILPPKDVAEKVSKVKEYMEKNSTKNLRIIGYSDFKSSPAENQNLALERAKNVKAALVKQGINGNRIQVASTKGRPEGVEPNQSLSLSRLVVFEVVN, encoded by the coding sequence ATGACAGCATCTAATGATAATCCCAGCCAACTATATCAGCCAGAAAAAGAGGTTTCTGAGGCAAATATGCCACTTCCTAAAGCTGGAGATCAACTTCAGGAATTGCTAGTCATACTGACAGAATTGCAGTTATTAAAAAAAACCAAAAAGGGAGCCACCGAGCTAAAGTTACCGCTATCAGAAAAGTCTAGGGATCGAATAGAGGAGGAAGAAAATCGGCGCAATCAATTGTCTTTTCGGATCGAACCACCTGCGATCATACCGGAAATATTGAATAACAATGAAGAGATCCCATCTCAAAGACGAGAAAACCACGATCGGGAACCTAATTCATCTAAAACAGCGAAGGTAGCCAATAATTATCGACCCTCCGAGGAAGATTTAGAACAAGCAGTTGAGGAGTTTAAGCGGTTGCAGCAACTGCTGTTTGAAAGGGATTTGCCAGAATTTTATAGTAATGTTTTTAGCGTGGAACAAAGGTTAGAAAACTTTGAAAAGCTAATGTCTGAGCCGAAAGAGTTGATGAATTTAATGAAACCGTTAATTCCGGAATTGGTGAAAGAAGAATTAGAGCGGTTAAAGTCGGAATTAAATAAGGCGATCGAACTAGCAAGCAACAATCAAACTAATCGCCTAGAAGTGCAGGGAAAATTAGCAGATTTAGAAAATCAAATTGCTGAATTTTACCAGCAGATCCCGCATCCCGAACAGTTAATGAAGCGGCTGATGCCGGTGGTAGGCGATCTGCTCAACCGCAGGCTAGAGGAGTCGAAGTCAGAAATAGCTTCGGCGATCGCACCGACAGTCAATCAAGTAATTCACAATCAAAATGGGCTGGAAGAAAAAGTAGTAGTAATTGAAGATAAAGTTGCGAATATTCAGCAGCGTTACCAGCAGCAGCCTGAAGATTTAATCAAGCAGCTAGTACCGATAGTTAGCGACTTGCTCAGCCGCAAAATTAGTGAATTAAAATTAGAGGTTGTAGAAGCTGTCGCACCGTCAGTACAAGTAAGAATAGCTTGGGTAGAAATAGAAGAAAAAGTATTGAGCATCATCGAGCGCCGGCTGGCGGTGCAACAGTCACAAATCCAGACGCCAGAAGAGATTAGGGCTATGGTAATCCCAGCAATCACTGATTTGCTGAACCGGAAAATTGATGAATCAAGATTAGAGGTAGCAGCGGCGATTGAACCTTTGATTGAATCAGCAATTCTGCAAAGAGAAGTTCAAGGAAAATTCAGCGACGTAGAAAGCAGGCTAAATAATCTTCAGCGCCAGCAAAAGTCTCAACCGGAAGAAATCATGGCAAGGTTGATGCCGTTAATGATTGAGTCGCTGAATCGGAAAATTGATGAGACAAAGTTAGAGGTGAAAGAGGCGATCGCCCCGGCTGTCAACACCGCTATTGAAAACAGCGGTATTGCAGGACAATTATTAAAGAATGACAATAAAATAGTCGAACTTCAGCAGCAATTTTTAGCCGAAATCGAAGGCTTGATGGCAAGAATCATGCCCGCGATTGTAGAGATGCTGTCCCGAAACATCCGGGAAGCTAAGTTAGAGATAGAATCTGCGATCGCCCCCGCTGTAGATGCCATCATTCAGCATCAAAGGATTGATGAAAGACTCGGGAATATCGAACAAAAAATTGTGGCGATCGAACACCGAATTTATGAATCGACAGACTTGTTTACCGATTTACTCAAACCTTTGATTGACGAGCTGATGGTTAGCCATCACGCCCAACTCGAAAAATCAGTTATCGAATCTATTTTACCATTGTTAGATGAAGTTGTGGGTTATAATTACAAACTCAACGGTAAAGTCGAGGAACTGGAACGCAAAATAGCCAATGCAGAATGGGGAAGCAATCGGGAACAAATAGCATCCACAATTAAACAGATATTTCCCGAAATGATGCTCCAAACAATTAATGAGTCGAGACCATCATTTACCGAAACCATAGCGCCGATAATAGATGAAGTAATTAATACCAAAACCCGAGAAAACAAGCAGTCGATGGGAATAGCCATATCTCCGGCGATTCCTGTGGGAATAAGCCACAGAATCAGTGAATCGCCAGATGAAATTGCGATGGCGATCGCACCGGAAATGGCCTCGGCTATCAAACAGCAAATCGTTATCAAGCAAGAAGCCATGTCGGATGCCCTCTATCCGATCATCGGCAGCACAATTTTAAAATACATGGCTGAGACGATGCGGGAGATTAATGAAAAACTAGAATCATCTTTAAGTCCTGAGGGAATTACTCGCAAAATAAAATCCAAAATCCAGGGCATTTCTGAAGCAGAATTGCTGATGAAAGAAACAACCCCGCTGACTGTTAAAGCTGTCTTTTTAATCCAAACAGCATCGGGCTTAGTAATTGCAGCAGTGCAGCAGTCTGAACGCGAACAGTTAGAATCAGATATGGTAGCGGGGATGCTGACTGCTATTCGCTCTTTTGTCAACGATTGTATAGTTCAGTCGGGAAATATTGCCGAGATTGATGCTATAGAATACGGCACATCTACGATTGTATTAGAAGTAGCGGGTTCGTGTTATCTAGCAGTAGTGGTGCAAGGAGAAACGCGCCAGTGGTTTAAGTACAAAATGCGAGCCATATTCAAAAATATTATTGAAGAATACGGCAATCAAATCCAGTCATTTAACGGCGATCCCACCAGTGTGCCGGCAGAAGTAAACTCAAACTTGGAAAAATTAATCGTCGCGACAGAGGTTAAAGTAAAATCTGCTAAGCCGCCAATTTTACCAATTATCGGTTTAGCAGCCTTAGGTTTAATTGGCGTACCTTGGGGCATTCATCAATACCGCAGCACAATTGCAGCGAGGTTAGAAGCAGATACGAATTTAGCTTTACAATCTGCTCCGGAGTTATCGGTTTATCGCCTCGCGGTAGATGTTAAAGATCGAGTTTTGGAGATTTCAGGACGAGTGCCAAATCAAAAACTGCGATCGCAAGCGGGAAAAATTGCTCAGGATACAGCTCCCCAATTAAGAATTGACAATAAAATTATAGCCGTTGAAGTACCTCCCGATCCGATTTTAGCCGAAGCCGATGTCAAGCGCACGACCGCTCTTTTGAATAAACTAGAAAACATTGATATCTCGGCTCGCTATGCAGAGGGGAAAGTCACCGTTGCAGGTAGCGTGAGCCAAGCGGCAGATGCTCAGAAAATAACTCAAGCTTTTGAGAAAATCCCGGGGGTGAAGTCTGTAACAAATACAGTGACAGTTGAAACTCAACCGTCGTTAAAGGCAATGGGAATTAAGCTTTATTTCAGTACGGGTTCAGCAATTTTGCCTCCTAAAGACGTAGCAGAAAAGGTGAGCAAAGTCAAGGAATATATGGAAAAAAATAGCACGAAGAATTTGAGGATAATTGGCTACAGCGATTTTAAAAGCAGTCCTGCGGAAAATCAAAATTTGGCGCTGGAAAGGGCGAAAAATGTGAAAGCTGCTTTGGTTAAACAAGGGATAAACGGCAATAGAATACAAGTTGCTTCTACGAAGGGTCGTCCCGAAGGTGTGGAGCCAAATCAATCGCTGTCGCTGAGCAGATTGGTAGTATTTGAGGTGGTAAATTAA
- a CDS encoding biotin--[acetyl-CoA-carboxylase] ligase, whose protein sequence is MINTVDNELVRHWLHTLDTCASTNTWAIARADQLHHGDVIFTKRQTSGRGQHDRTWHSPTGVLTASFVLDNLNPNLLPGLSLAVGLAVIFAIEDLVPECRDMLRLKWPNDVWIDRQKLAGILCEATSGNTFGTRTVVGIGVNRCVDFAAAGLDTRAIGNAVSLHSIVSNVPDELCLLDRLRRYLLELGDMFSTTDKPPSKSGLARLLPELRRRDALIGCNVAIELSSETICGEAAGIDGCGRLLVCLAGDRIQAFTSGRVQLN, encoded by the coding sequence TTGATAAATACTGTTGATAATGAGTTAGTGCGTCACTGGCTGCACACCTTAGATACCTGTGCGAGTACCAACACCTGGGCGATCGCCCGCGCAGACCAACTGCACCACGGAGATGTAATATTTACTAAGCGGCAAACCAGCGGGCGCGGACAACACGATCGCACTTGGCATTCCCCAACAGGTGTTTTAACTGCAAGTTTTGTCCTCGACAACCTCAACCCGAATCTATTACCCGGACTCAGTTTAGCAGTTGGTTTAGCTGTGATTTTTGCGATCGAGGATTTGGTGCCCGAATGTCGTGATATGCTGCGCCTGAAATGGCCGAATGATGTCTGGATCGATCGCCAAAAATTAGCCGGAATTCTCTGTGAAGCCACTTCCGGTAACACTTTCGGCACTCGGACGGTTGTCGGAATAGGAGTCAACCGCTGCGTAGATTTCGCGGCTGCGGGATTGGATACAAGAGCGATCGGCAATGCGGTAAGCTTGCATTCTATTGTTAGTAATGTGCCAGATGAACTCTGTTTGCTCGATCGACTGCGGCGCTATTTACTCGAACTAGGCGATATGTTTTCCACCACCGACAAGCCACCCTCCAAGTCCGGTTTAGCGCGGCTGTTACCGGAATTGCGCCGCCGCGATGCGCTGATTGGGTGTAATGTGGCGATCGAGCTTTCCTCGGAAACCATCTGCGGAGAAGCGGCCGGGATTGACGGATGCGGCCGGTTGTTAGTATGCTTGGCGGGCGATCGAATACAAGCATTTACCTCCGGGCGAGTTCAATTAAATTAA
- a CDS encoding RNA ligase family protein has protein sequence MPVIVMEVKTAQNHPNADALHLYSFEAPGHDAIQIVANSENIYDVGDIVAIALTDSVLKNGTKITPTKLRGVYSFGMALGKVDEAIGTDLSAIYCQETVEQSAQMQTWPSIELLYNLRRSLELLGETPKIIYRAKIKLDGTNGGIQIFTDGKVVVQSRSQIIDTKNDNLGFANWVNQNIDFFSRLASSEHATIFGEWCGKGIQKRTAVSEIDRKIFAVFAVQFGGVDGKIAKLEIRPDKIADFLPKHPDIFVLPFYGEPFVLDFGDSEQLTSVVDTINQVVDVVEKVDPWVKETFGIAGIGEGLVLFPESGELAERLSYAELLFKAKGEKHQAVKTKQPVQINPEVAESIDDFVNLFVTPARLEQGVTEVCGGHFNMDKIGAFLKWFNADVQKESVAELEASQLTWKDVNKAVMNAAKKWYQEQAKSL, from the coding sequence ATGCCTGTAATTGTAATGGAAGTCAAAACCGCGCAAAATCATCCCAATGCTGATGCGCTCCATCTCTATAGTTTTGAAGCTCCGGGGCATGATGCCATACAAATTGTTGCCAACTCAGAAAACATTTATGATGTTGGCGATATCGTTGCCATAGCGTTAACTGATTCTGTGTTGAAAAACGGCACTAAAATCACACCTACAAAACTCCGAGGCGTTTATTCCTTTGGCATGGCTTTGGGGAAAGTTGACGAAGCAATCGGCACTGATTTGTCGGCAATTTATTGTCAAGAAACGGTAGAGCAATCGGCACAAATGCAAACATGGCCGAGCATCGAACTGCTCTACAATCTCCGCCGCAGTTTAGAATTACTCGGGGAAACTCCTAAGATAATTTATCGAGCTAAAATTAAACTCGACGGTACTAATGGAGGCATTCAAATCTTTACCGATGGTAAAGTTGTTGTCCAAAGTCGATCGCAAATCATTGACACGAAAAACGACAATCTCGGCTTTGCTAATTGGGTGAATCAAAATATCGATTTTTTCTCTCGATTGGCAAGTTCCGAACACGCAACTATCTTTGGGGAATGGTGCGGTAAAGGGATTCAGAAACGGACTGCTGTATCTGAGATCGATCGCAAAATCTTCGCGGTGTTTGCAGTTCAATTTGGCGGCGTGGATGGCAAAATTGCCAAACTGGAAATCCGCCCTGACAAAATCGCTGATTTCTTGCCTAAACATCCCGATATTTTCGTCTTGCCTTTTTACGGAGAACCGTTTGTTTTAGATTTTGGCGATTCAGAGCAACTAACATCAGTTGTTGATACCATCAATCAAGTGGTTGATGTTGTAGAAAAAGTCGATCCTTGGGTGAAAGAAACTTTCGGCATCGCAGGAATTGGCGAAGGATTGGTGCTGTTTCCCGAAAGCGGCGAACTTGCGGAAAGGCTGTCCTATGCAGAACTGCTGTTCAAAGCTAAAGGCGAAAAACACCAAGCTGTCAAAACCAAACAACCTGTTCAAATCAACCCAGAAGTTGCTGAAAGTATTGACGATTTTGTGAATCTTTTTGTCACACCTGCTCGCCTAGAACAAGGGGTAACAGAAGTTTGTGGCGGTCACTTTAATATGGACAAAATCGGAGCATTTTTAAAGTGGTTTAATGCTGATGTACAGAAAGAAAGTGTTGCCGAACTAGAGGCTAGTCAACTAACCTGGAAAGATGTCAACAAAGCAGTGATGAACGCAGCTAAAAAATGGTATCAAGAACAGGCTAAATCTTTGTAG
- a CDS encoding dihydrofolate reductase family protein produces MRKLIYYVACTVDGFIAREDGSFDCFPIAGEHFADLFDRFPETIPAHLHEALGISAGNQQFDAVLMGRKTYEVGLNVGLTNPYPSLKQYVFSRSMQASPDGNVALVSDNAVELVKELKQETGKDIWLCGGGELAATVVSEIDEMIVKLNPVVIGAGIPMFARAIAPTSVELVDRQIYSNGFMLLHYRVKHLDD; encoded by the coding sequence ATGAGAAAACTCATATATTACGTGGCTTGCACGGTTGATGGGTTTATTGCTCGCGAAGATGGCTCCTTTGATTGTTTTCCGATCGCAGGAGAGCATTTTGCCGATTTGTTCGATCGCTTTCCCGAAACTATTCCGGCGCACCTTCACGAAGCACTAGGCATTAGTGCGGGTAATCAGCAGTTTGATGCTGTTTTGATGGGACGCAAAACCTATGAAGTCGGGCTAAACGTGGGTTTGACGAATCCTTATCCCAGCTTGAAGCAGTATGTCTTTTCGCGCAGTATGCAAGCCAGCCCAGATGGGAATGTTGCACTGGTGTCAGACAATGCTGTTGAATTGGTGAAGGAATTGAAGCAGGAAACGGGTAAAGATATCTGGCTGTGCGGTGGCGGTGAGTTAGCCGCAACGGTGGTTTCTGAGATTGACGAGATGATCGTCAAGTTGAATCCGGTAGTCATTGGGGCGGGAATTCCGATGTTTGCAAGGGCGATCGCGCCGACAAGTGTCGAATTGGTCGATCGGCAAATTTACAGCAACGGTTTCATGCTGCTGCATTATCGAGTGAAACACCTCGATGACTAA